The DNA region CAACGGCAAGTACATCGAGTCCAGCCCCTTCCGCGCCGCCGGCCACACCTGGACCATCAAGTACTACCCCAATGGCATCAACTCGAGGGCCACCGGCTGCATATCTCTCTTCCTCGTCCTCAAGGATCCCGTCGCCGACCGCCTGATGGTCCAGTTCTGGTTCAGCTTCCTCGACCAGCTGGACCAGCAAACGCCGGCCTACCTCGGCACCATCCCACCGAGCAAGTTCAAGGCCGACGGCTCCTGGGGCCGCAACGAGTTCATCAGGAGCGAGAACCTAGAGCTGTCGGGGCGCCTCATGGACGACGGCTTCACCGTCAGGTGCGACCTGATCGTCGCCGGCGAGATCCGCACCGAGGGCACCGCTCCCTCCGTCGTGGTGCCGCCATCCGACTGCCTGCAGCACCTCGGTGCTCTCCTCCTGAGCGGGCAGGGTGCTGACGTGCGGTTCCTTGTCGGCGGCAAGACGTTCTCGGCGCACCGCTGCGTGCTCGCGGCGCGGTCGCGCGTCTTCAACGCGCAGCTCTTCGGCGCCATGAGAGAGGCCATTGCCTCGGAGGAGTCCGTTATTCAGATCGATGGTATGGCACCTCAGGTGTTCGAGAGTTTGCTCCATTTCATCTACACCGACTCGCTCCTGGAGATGGAGGGGCTAGATGAGGCCGCAGCCGCGGCGATGGCGCAGCACTTGCTCGAAGCAGCGGACAGGTAC from Panicum hallii strain FIL2 chromosome 9, PHallii_v3.1, whole genome shotgun sequence includes:
- the LOC112872894 gene encoding BTB/POZ and MATH domain-containing protein 2-like yields the protein SAIVAAGARGYHVLRIDGYSRTRSVVPNGKYIESSPFRAAGHTWTIKYYPNGINSRATGCISLFLVLKDPVADRLMVQFWFSFLDQLDQQTPAYLGTIPPSKFKADGSWGRNEFIRSENLELSGRLMDDGFTVRCDLIVAGEIRTEGTAPSVVVPPSDCLQHLGALLLSGQGADVRFLVGGKTFSAHRCVLAARSRVFNAQLFGAMREAIASEESVIQIDGMAPQVFESLLHFIYTDSLLEMEGLDEAAAAAMAQHLLEAADRYDLQRLKLMCEDRLCQHIDVSTVATTLALAEQHHCQGLKEACYEFLRSSKTLNEVMETDGFQHLVKSCPSALFELMSKLAER